One segment of Antennarius striatus isolate MH-2024 chromosome 5, ASM4005453v1, whole genome shotgun sequence DNA contains the following:
- the LOC137595701 gene encoding protein LSM14 homolog B-like, whose translation MSAGGGTPYIGSKISLISKAQIRYEGILSSVDTDRSTVALAKVKSYGTEDRHTDRPVPPKDETYEYIIFRGSDIKDITVSEPPKPHHGLPCDPAIVQSSIGSSSAGYHPRWSPYRDMMPTYNQLAATSLLNQQYNAALGQGLHNVAARRAPMVEQAVQTVPQAGTAQRRGKGPTQAQAKPPIHAAQHSGRNVSQVQKENMPTSQAPAQQVAAKNQTQGTGNQKQRQKQGNRRSRNRSRGQLLVKNANATTLQFESDFDFETANAQFKDDLTKEVVVEKIEACEVQDKQGLPEEENHGDKYYDKSKCFFDNVSSDLKPRRTSWAEEKKLNMETFGVPGRFLRGRGFRGRGRGGQVATDQQPLPKIGSGRV comes from the exons ATGAGCGCTGGAGGAGGAACTCCTTACATTGGGAGTAAAATAAGTTTGATATCCAAGGCGCAGATCCGGTATGAGGGAATATTATCATCTGTCGACACTGACAGGTCTACGGTTGCTTTAGCTAAAG TTAAATCCTATGGAACggaggacagacacacagacaggcctGTGCCACCCAAAGATGAAACCTATGAGTACATTATCTTCAGGGGAAGTGACATAAAAGACATTACTGTGTCTGAACCACCAAAGCCACATCACGGGCTTCCTTGTGACCCTGCTattgttcag TCTTCCATTggcagctcctctgctgggtatCACCCACGCTGGAGTCCATACAGAGACATGATGCCCACCTACAACCAGCTGGCTGCTACTTCTCTACTGAACCAGCAGTACAATGCAGCTCTGGGCCAAG GACTTCACAACGTTGCAGCCAGAAGAGCTCCGATGGTCGAACAGGCTGTCCAGACGGTACCGCAGGCCGGCACTGCTCAGAGAAGGGGGAAAGGTCCAACTCAGGCGCAGGCCAAACCACCGATTCATGCAGCCCAGCACTCTGGCAGGAATGTTTCTCAGGTTCAGAAGGAGAACATGCCCACCA gCCAGGCTCCTGCACAGCAGGTCGCTGCCAAGAATCAAACTCAAGGCACTGGGAACCAGAAACAAAGGCAAAAACAAG GAAATCGCAGATCCAGGAACAGAAGCAGAGGCCAGCTCCTGGTGAAAAATGCAAACGCCACAACCCTGCAGTTCGAGTcggattttgattttgaaaccGCAAACGCTCAGTTTAAAGATGATCTTACAAAGGAGGTTGTAG TTGAAAAGATTGAGGCTTGTGAGGTCCAAGACAAACAGGGTTTGCCGGAGGAGGAAAATCACGGAGACAAATATTACGACAAGTCCAAGTGCTTCTTTGACAACGTCTCCTCAGACCTGAAGCCCAG GAGAACCTCCTGGGCGGAGGAGAAAAAGCTGAACATGGAAACCTTTGGAGTGCCAGGCCGTTTCCTGAGAGGCAGAGGCTTCAGGGGCCGAGGACGTGGAGGGCAGGTCGCTACCGACCAGCAACCCCTCCCAAAAATTGGTAGTGGGAGGGTGTGA